Sequence from the Sphingobacteriales bacterium genome:
AAAATCAAGCCATAGGTGTCTTAACCGCATGTTCCCCGACAAGTTGTTTAAAATCTTCTCATGGAAATAAATTTATGATTTGACTTAAAAGCGTTATTTTTACCATGGGTTGGTTTGTTTGTTTTTTGCAAAAGTTGCCTGAAAACAGGCAACTTTTGCCAACCCTTTCAAATTTTTTTTATTTTGGACAGATGTGAACTAAAATGAATTAATATGGAAAATAAAACAAAAACATGCCTGATTACAGGAGCCACAAGCGGTATCGGAAAAGCAGCCGCAACAGAACTCGCCCGCAGAGGATTTCATGTCATTATCACTTACCGCAATAAAGAAAAAGCATTAAAAGTAATGGATGAAATAAAACAAAAAAGTGGTAATCAATCTGTTGAAGGTTTCTTTGTGGATTTTGAATCACTCGCTTCTGTGCGGGATTTTGCAATTGAATTCAAATCAAAATACGACCATCTTGATGTTTTAATCAATAATGCAGGTATCTGGGAAACAAAACGGTCGGAAACCAAAGACGGCATCGAAAAAATGTTTGGTGTCAACCACCTCGCTCCTTTCCTGCTGACAAATTTACTTCTTGATGTGCTGAAAAAAAGTGCTCCTACACGTATTGTGATTACTGCCAGCGAAGCTCACCGTTTTTCCGGTATCGACTTTTCTGATCTTGAATCTAAAAACAACTTCGGAACCATGAAGGCTTATGGTCAATCAAAACTGGCCAATATTCTTTTCACCAAAGAGCTTTCTGAAAGGCTGAAAGACAGCGGAATTACTATCAACTGCCTGCATCCGGGTGTTGTCAATACCAATCTTTTCGAAAAATTCAGCCCTGGAATGAAAAAGATTTCTTCCCTGTTTTTGATAAGTCCTGAAAAAGGAGCTGAAACGACAGTTTTTCTCGCTGCTTCACCTGAAGTGGAACACATCAGTGGAGAGTATTTCAGCAAAAAGAAAATCAAAAAAAGCAGCAAAATCAGTTACGACAAAGCTACAGCGAAAAAACTCTGGGATGTCAGCATGGAATATGTCAAAGATTATCTTTGATTTAACCTAAACTTTAGCCGGTACCTTAATCTTTCTTTTCGATAAATCCTTTTTGTCAACGTCAGATAGCATAAGCCTTGCTATATTTACCGTAAGGAAAATATTATGCTATTCAGTTAAA
This genomic interval carries:
- a CDS encoding SDR family oxidoreductase, whose product is MENKTKTCLITGATSGIGKAAATELARRGFHVIITYRNKEKALKVMDEIKQKSGNQSVEGFFVDFESLASVRDFAIEFKSKYDHLDVLINNAGIWETKRSETKDGIEKMFGVNHLAPFLLTNLLLDVLKKSAPTRIVITASEAHRFSGIDFSDLESKNNFGTMKAYGQSKLANILFTKELSERLKDSGITINCLHPGVVNTNLFEKFSPGMKKISSLFLISPEKGAETTVFLAASPEVEHISGEYFSKKKIKKSSKISYDKATAKKLWDVSMEYVKDYL